The following proteins come from a genomic window of Pseudomonas sp. J452:
- the fabG gene encoding 3-oxoacyl-ACP reductase FabG, which yields MSETILVTGSSRGIGRAIALRLARAGYDLVLHCRSRRDEAEAVQAQIAELGRQARILQFDVSDRAACREALEADVEQHGAYYGVVCNAGLTRDGAFPALTEDDWDQVLRTNLDGFYNVLHPLCMPMIRRRKAGRIVCITSVSGLIGNRGQVNYSASKAGVIGAAKALAIELGKRKITVNCVAPGLIDTEILDEQVPVEEILKMVPAARMGTPEEVAGAVNFLMSEEAAYITRQVLAVNGGLC from the coding sequence ATGAGCGAAACCATTCTGGTCACCGGCTCCAGCCGCGGCATCGGCCGGGCCATCGCCCTGCGCCTGGCGCGTGCAGGCTACGACCTCGTGCTGCACTGCCGCTCGCGCCGCGATGAGGCCGAGGCGGTGCAGGCGCAGATCGCCGAACTGGGCCGGCAGGCGCGCATCCTGCAGTTCGACGTATCCGATCGCGCCGCCTGCCGCGAGGCGCTGGAAGCGGACGTCGAGCAGCACGGCGCCTACTACGGCGTGGTGTGCAACGCCGGGCTGACCCGCGACGGCGCCTTCCCGGCACTCACCGAGGACGACTGGGACCAGGTGCTGCGCACCAACCTGGACGGTTTCTACAATGTCCTGCACCCGCTTTGCATGCCGATGATCCGTCGGCGCAAGGCCGGGCGCATCGTCTGCATCACCTCGGTTTCCGGGCTGATCGGCAACCGCGGCCAGGTCAACTACAGCGCCTCCAAGGCCGGCGTGATCGGCGCGGCCAAGGCCCTGGCGATCGAGCTGGGCAAGCGCAAGATCACGGTCAACTGCGTGGCGCCGGGGCTGATCGACACCGAAATCCTCGACGAGCAGGTGCCGGTGGAGGAAATCCTCAAGATGGTGCCGGCGGCGCGCATGGGTACCCCGGAAGAAGTCGCCGGCGCGGTGAATTTCCTGATGTCCGAGGAGGCGGCGTACATTACCCGCCAGGTCCTCGCGGTGAATGGTGGATTGTGCTGA
- a CDS encoding NAD(P)/FAD-dependent oxidoreductase, producing the protein MNTPELEQRQVVVIGAGPSGAIAAALLKRNGHDVLVLERQRFPRFSIGESLLSHCLDFVEEAGMLDAVQAAGFQTKHGAAFAWGERYTEFDFRDKFTEGKGSTYQVLRASFDKVLADDAERQGVEIRYEEEITAVDFSGACPRLTVRRLADGGEYQVECAFVLDGSGYGRVLPRLLDLDTPSNMPMRRALFTHVEDRIAADAGFDREKILITTHPTLRDVWFWTIPFSNGRCSLGVVAEAGRYKGYPEDMEACLRQFVAETPSLGNVLQNAVWDTPVRELKGYSANVKSLHGPGFALLGNAAEFLDPVFSSGVTIAMRSASMAAGLLHRQLSGEAVDWEQDFAIPLKRGVDTFRAYVEGWYDGSFQDVIYYEKAQPEIRRMICSILAGYAWDLNNPYVAEPKRRLGVLAEICAMN; encoded by the coding sequence ATGAACACTCCTGAACTCGAACAACGCCAGGTCGTGGTAATCGGCGCCGGCCCCTCCGGTGCGATCGCCGCCGCCCTGCTCAAGCGCAACGGCCACGACGTGCTGGTGCTGGAGCGCCAGCGCTTCCCGCGCTTCTCCATCGGCGAGAGCCTGCTGTCGCACTGCCTGGACTTCGTCGAAGAAGCCGGAATGCTCGACGCGGTCCAGGCCGCCGGTTTCCAGACCAAGCACGGCGCGGCCTTCGCCTGGGGCGAGCGCTACACCGAGTTCGACTTCCGCGACAAGTTCACCGAGGGCAAGGGCTCCACCTACCAGGTGCTGCGCGCCAGCTTCGACAAGGTGCTGGCCGATGACGCCGAGCGCCAGGGCGTGGAAATCCGCTACGAGGAAGAGATCACTGCCGTCGACTTCAGCGGCGCCTGCCCGCGCCTGACCGTGCGCCGCCTGGCCGATGGCGGCGAGTATCAGGTCGAGTGCGCCTTCGTCCTCGACGGCAGCGGCTACGGCCGCGTGCTGCCGCGCCTGCTCGACCTCGACACCCCGTCCAACATGCCGATGCGCCGCGCCCTGTTCACCCATGTTGAGGACCGCATCGCCGCCGACGCCGGCTTCGACCGCGAGAAGATCCTCATAACCACCCACCCGACCCTGCGCGACGTGTGGTTCTGGACCATCCCGTTCAGCAACGGCCGCTGCTCGCTGGGCGTGGTCGCCGAAGCCGGGCGCTACAAGGGCTATCCCGAGGACATGGAAGCCTGCCTGCGCCAGTTCGTCGCGGAAACGCCGTCGCTCGGCAACGTCCTGCAGAACGCCGTGTGGGACACTCCGGTGCGCGAGCTGAAAGGCTACTCGGCCAACGTCAAGAGCCTGCACGGCCCGGGCTTCGCCCTGCTGGGCAACGCCGCCGAATTCCTCGATCCGGTGTTCAGCTCCGGGGTGACCATCGCCATGCGCTCGGCGAGCATGGCCGCCGGCCTGCTGCACCGCCAGCTGAGCGGCGAGGCGGTGGACTGGGAGCAGGACTTCGCCATCCCGCTGAAACGCGGCGTCGACACCTTCCGCGCCTATGTCGAGGGCTGGTACGACGGCAGCTTCCAGGACGTGATCTATTACGAGAAGGCCCAGCCGGAAATCCGCCGGATGATCTGCTCGATCCTCGCCGGCTACGCCTGGGACCTGAACAACCCCTATGTCGCCGAGCCCAAGCGCCGCCTTGGCGTGCTCGCCGAAATCTGTGCGATGAACTGA
- a CDS encoding beta-ketoacyl-ACP synthase, translating into MNGCKRVVVTGMAGVTSLGSDWPTIEANFKAGKSGIRYMHEWDRFGELNTRLGGPVDDFVQPKHWTRKQTRSMGRVSKLAVYAAERALEHAGLLGDPCISDGRMGVACGSSTGSTDEVKAFGNMLLNSVADGLNANSYIRMMPHTTAANISIFFGLKGRLIPTSSACTSGSQGIGYAYEAIKFGRLQMMVAGGAEELCPTEAMVFDALYATSLKNDTPHLSPRPYDSGRDGLVIGEGAGILVLEELEHALARGATIHAEIVGFGCNSDGIHATKPEQATMRGAMELALADAGLPPSAIGYVNGHGTATAQGDVAESLATHSLFGPRMPISSQKSFFGHTLGACGALESWFSIEMMNADSYVYTLNLDHLDPECAELDYLRSEFRQMSNQYVMNNNFAFGGVNTSLIFKRWS; encoded by the coding sequence ATGAACGGATGTAAACGGGTTGTAGTCACCGGCATGGCCGGGGTGACCTCGCTGGGCAGCGACTGGCCGACGATTGAGGCTAACTTCAAGGCCGGCAAGAGCGGCATCCGCTACATGCATGAGTGGGACCGCTTCGGCGAGCTGAACACCCGCCTCGGCGGCCCGGTGGACGACTTCGTGCAGCCCAAGCACTGGACGCGCAAGCAGACCCGCAGCATGGGCCGGGTGTCCAAGCTGGCGGTGTACGCCGCCGAACGGGCCCTGGAGCACGCCGGCCTGCTGGGCGATCCGTGCATCAGCGACGGGCGTATGGGCGTAGCCTGCGGCTCGTCCACCGGCAGCACCGACGAGGTCAAGGCGTTCGGCAATATGCTGCTCAATTCCGTCGCGGATGGCCTCAACGCCAACTCCTATATCCGCATGATGCCGCACACCACGGCAGCCAATATCAGCATCTTCTTCGGCCTCAAGGGCCGTCTGATCCCTACCTCCAGCGCCTGCACCAGCGGCAGCCAGGGCATCGGCTACGCCTACGAGGCGATCAAGTTCGGCCGCCTGCAGATGATGGTGGCCGGCGGCGCCGAAGAGCTGTGCCCGACCGAAGCCATGGTGTTCGACGCGCTGTATGCCACCAGCCTGAAAAACGACACCCCGCACCTGTCGCCGCGCCCCTATGACAGCGGCCGCGATGGCCTGGTGATCGGCGAGGGCGCCGGCATCCTGGTGCTGGAGGAGCTGGAACATGCGCTGGCGCGTGGCGCCACCATCCATGCCGAGATCGTCGGCTTCGGCTGCAACTCCGACGGCATCCACGCGACCAAACCGGAACAGGCGACCATGCGCGGCGCCATGGAACTGGCCCTGGCCGATGCCGGCCTGCCGCCCAGCGCCATCGGTTACGTCAACGGCCACGGCACCGCCACCGCCCAGGGCGACGTGGCCGAGAGCCTGGCCACCCACAGCCTGTTCGGCCCGCGCATGCCGATCAGCTCGCAGAAGAGCTTCTTCGGCCACACCCTGGGCGCGTGCGGCGCGCTGGAGTCCTGGTTCAGCATCGAGATGATGAACGCCGACAGCTACGTCTACACCCTCAACCTGGACCACCTCGACCCGGAGTGCGCCGAGCTGGACTACCTGCGCAGCGAGTTCCGCCAGATGAGCAACCAGTACGTGATGAACAACAACTTCGCCTTTGGCGGGGTGAATACTTCGCTGATTTTCAAGCGCTGGAGCTGA
- a CDS encoding Sbal_3080 family lipoprotein, translating to MPAPFLYRPRLLLLLALIGLSSACTVIRVEPLKTPSASMCIQENPAVQVDDFLNVVERGFARHGISTRRIQQPTDGSCPMVLTYTARRSWSVVTYLSLAELSIRDPQGQLLASAYYRFRGRGMLAVKKYQSTETKMTPVIDQLLAEVPSATP from the coding sequence ATGCCCGCCCCGTTCCTGTACCGCCCCCGCCTGCTCTTGCTGCTGGCCCTGATCGGCCTGAGCAGCGCCTGTACGGTGATTCGCGTCGAACCCCTGAAAACCCCGAGCGCCTCGATGTGCATCCAGGAGAACCCGGCGGTGCAGGTCGACGACTTCCTCAACGTGGTGGAGCGTGGCTTCGCCCGCCATGGCATCAGTACCCGCCGTATCCAGCAGCCAACCGATGGCAGTTGCCCGATGGTGCTCACCTACACGGCACGCCGCTCCTGGTCGGTGGTAACTTATCTGTCGCTGGCCGAGCTGAGCATCCGCGACCCTCAGGGCCAGTTGCTGGCCAGCGCCTACTACCGCTTCCGCGGCCGCGGCATGCTGGCAGTCAAGAAGTACCAGAGTACGGAAACCAAGATGACCCCGGTGATCGACCAGTTGCTGGCCGAGGTTCCCAGCGCCACGCCGTAA
- a CDS encoding DUF6701 domain-containing protein — protein MHMVCRLIPWALLLLSTAAEAVVGSCASNFPDGLQSQYSGNAASRGTIDFGYNAQLLGSPDKVLNAKRVNRNSGSTVGTCGPSASADNCTANTTTAAPTQDPGSFPSTAGFTATVALGYQQTSSLAGNGSNQYSSINLGTEAQLTINSGGQAFYIEQLVLSSSSRLNLAPGDYWVGSLTTGFQSQIQVQGSGQVRLFVRDSLTLSSSSLVNSPAINSAGVAGNLYLYAYDRVILNNQATLSGYVYSAFSAGSNDGITLDSPSYVFGALTAENISLNTNARVTYVAPNGSCAVTSKILSWSLDEASWTGAAGEVLDSTSNALNGTVLNSASTANSAPALPQVNAQGTCGYGAFSSTSSQYVQRADNNLLDLQGSFTIGLWVKPRTLPASGLMSILSKDENYEFHLNPSGTINWWWQTTAGSTNQFNSTTALPVGQWSHVLIRYVSGDQRIYINGSLAGQASFSGTPLANGDPLQLGADQGATGRYFNGELDELRIYNGALSEAEISALVAERHQCALNLQCFSDSFDDGSLGDDWAVASRGATSFTPTVSGQRMRLTSNQGNVSTSSTLQRLFPAAGNYIQVQFKYYAYNGSGADGVAVVLSDATVTPQPGAFGGPLGYGTRGDAANPGFAGGWLGVGVDEYGNFSVEGGGNPQQQRPDSVAIRGSSATGGTSGYRYIAGTPANLSPGVDSAASTTAAPGHTYRITMDGRFSNEARVTVERDSGAGFVVLSGLNAVNVLAAVNSQAPLPSDFYLSLTGSTGGSTNIHELDDLQVCATDINPVGQQIDHFEFIYTASALTCNPQPVTIRACLNSSCSSLYTNPVSVTMSPANYWTATAPATVSGSTITFSGGSAVAQLRVPTAGSVALAVQSSVPTTKPNSQAVCSTAGCQISYADSGLLLQVPNLLAAKPTPATISAVRKSDDALQCVPAFANVTRSVSFTSVYANPTSGTQPVVVNASDVRATPVNLNLNFDSTGTAPLTVRYDDAGLMTLYSSYSGSVGTGDANLQLSDDDQFVSKPYGLLLETNTDSSCTADVDCPLYPGGIRAGDAFSLRISAVAWQSDGEALTAAALDDNLVTPNFQLGDITLTSTVAAPSDGVAGGLTPGDYDHLLGSQTTVGTAISEVGVFHLSATPTASYFGETVSGGTSGLVGRFIPAFLGAAGDASLTPSCGSAFSYQGQPMDFATGHEPTLTITGYNRGGDVTMNYDRGDFWRLAAPGVGSYSSVTGTSGLDARLASQGTASLLVEEAGDGDGARSYRWSDEQLLYTPAVLPSSADYPFIARIQQSFVAAALTDPDGACHGNGATCQDFAYDFADEPGSEVRLGRLRIGNAHGSELQSLSLPVILESWQNMAGGSFQLEGLDTCTTATALAAPLLDQYSGSLAAGETTPSLSWPLDPAAHALLLSAPGSGNDGSVQVSFPSAPSWLQYPWDGATRSAARGLATFGIYKGAAPLIFRRELYRQ, from the coding sequence CAACCTGGGTACCGAGGCGCAGCTGACCATCAATAGTGGTGGGCAGGCCTTCTATATTGAGCAGTTGGTTCTGAGCTCGAGCAGTCGTCTCAACCTGGCGCCCGGGGATTACTGGGTCGGCTCGCTGACCACCGGTTTCCAGTCGCAGATTCAGGTACAGGGCAGCGGTCAGGTGCGCCTCTTTGTGCGTGACAGCCTGACACTGTCATCGTCTTCGCTGGTCAATTCGCCGGCCATCAATAGCGCAGGGGTGGCTGGCAATCTCTATTTATATGCCTACGACCGCGTCATCCTGAACAATCAGGCCACGCTCAGTGGCTATGTCTACAGCGCGTTCAGCGCAGGCTCGAATGACGGCATTACTCTGGACAGCCCGAGCTATGTATTCGGTGCTCTGACCGCAGAAAATATTTCCCTGAATACCAATGCCCGAGTCACCTACGTGGCACCGAACGGGAGTTGTGCAGTCACCAGCAAGATTCTTAGCTGGTCGCTGGATGAGGCCAGTTGGACCGGCGCAGCCGGCGAGGTGCTCGACAGCACCAGCAATGCTCTCAATGGCACGGTACTGAATAGCGCCAGTACAGCCAACAGCGCGCCGGCCCTGCCGCAAGTGAACGCCCAGGGCACCTGCGGCTATGGCGCGTTCAGCAGCACGTCCAGCCAGTACGTGCAGCGCGCCGACAACAATCTGCTCGACCTGCAGGGTAGTTTCACCATTGGCCTGTGGGTCAAGCCGCGCACGCTACCGGCCTCGGGGTTGATGAGCATCCTGTCCAAGGATGAGAACTACGAGTTCCATCTCAATCCCAGCGGCACCATCAACTGGTGGTGGCAGACCACAGCCGGCTCCACTAACCAGTTCAACAGCACCACGGCGTTGCCGGTGGGGCAGTGGAGTCATGTACTGATCCGTTATGTGTCGGGCGACCAACGCATCTATATCAACGGCAGCTTGGCCGGTCAGGCCAGCTTCAGTGGTACTCCGCTGGCCAATGGCGACCCCCTGCAACTCGGCGCAGACCAGGGCGCAACGGGCCGCTATTTCAATGGCGAGCTGGATGAGTTGCGCATCTACAACGGTGCGCTGAGTGAGGCGGAGATCAGCGCGCTGGTGGCGGAGCGGCACCAGTGCGCCCTGAACCTGCAGTGCTTCAGCGACAGCTTCGATGATGGCAGCCTGGGCGACGATTGGGCGGTGGCCAGTCGCGGTGCCACGTCGTTCACGCCTACGGTCAGTGGCCAGCGCATGCGCCTGACCAGCAACCAGGGCAACGTGTCGACCTCATCCACCCTGCAGCGCTTGTTTCCGGCGGCGGGCAACTATATCCAGGTGCAGTTCAAGTATTACGCCTACAACGGCAGCGGCGCCGATGGCGTGGCTGTGGTGCTGTCGGATGCCACAGTGACGCCACAGCCGGGCGCCTTCGGCGGCCCGCTGGGCTACGGCACTCGTGGCGATGCGGCCAACCCCGGTTTTGCTGGCGGCTGGCTGGGGGTGGGGGTCGATGAGTACGGCAACTTCTCCGTCGAGGGTGGGGGCAATCCGCAGCAGCAACGCCCCGACTCGGTGGCCATCCGCGGCTCCAGCGCTACTGGCGGAACCAGTGGTTATCGTTATATCGCCGGAACCCCAGCCAATCTCAGTCCCGGAGTCGACAGCGCGGCGAGCACCACGGCAGCACCCGGGCACACCTACCGCATCACCATGGATGGGCGCTTCAGCAACGAGGCACGGGTCACCGTGGAGCGTGATAGCGGCGCTGGTTTCGTTGTGTTGTCCGGCCTCAATGCGGTCAACGTGCTGGCGGCGGTCAACAGCCAGGCCCCATTACCCAGTGACTTCTACCTGTCGCTGACCGGCTCCACCGGCGGCTCGACCAATATCCACGAGCTGGACGACCTGCAGGTCTGTGCCACCGATATCAATCCTGTCGGCCAGCAGATCGACCACTTCGAGTTCATCTACACGGCCAGCGCGCTGACCTGTAACCCTCAGCCGGTGACCATTCGTGCCTGCCTGAACAGCAGCTGCAGCAGCCTCTATACCAACCCGGTCAGCGTCACCATGAGCCCGGCCAATTACTGGACGGCCACTGCGCCAGCCACCGTTAGCGGCAGTACCATCACTTTCAGCGGTGGCTCGGCGGTGGCGCAGTTGCGCGTTCCAACTGCCGGTAGCGTGGCGCTAGCCGTGCAATCCTCGGTACCCACGACCAAACCCAACAGCCAGGCCGTCTGCTCGACCGCGGGTTGTCAGATCAGCTATGCCGACAGCGGCCTGCTGCTGCAGGTGCCCAACCTGCTGGCGGCCAAGCCGACTCCAGCGACCATCAGCGCGGTGCGCAAGTCGGACGACGCCCTGCAGTGCGTGCCGGCTTTCGCCAATGTCACCCGTAGCGTCAGCTTCACCTCGGTCTACGCCAACCCCACCAGCGGTACCCAGCCGGTGGTGGTCAACGCTAGCGATGTTCGCGCAACGCCGGTGAACCTCAATCTGAACTTCGACAGCACCGGTACGGCTCCGCTAACGGTGCGCTATGACGATGCCGGGTTGATGACCCTGTATTCCAGCTATAGCGGCAGCGTGGGCACTGGTGATGCAAATCTGCAGTTGAGCGACGACGATCAGTTTGTCAGCAAACCTTATGGTTTGCTGCTTGAGACCAACACGGACAGTAGCTGTACAGCCGATGTCGACTGCCCGCTGTATCCGGGTGGCATACGCGCAGGTGATGCATTCAGCCTGCGCATCAGCGCGGTGGCCTGGCAGAGCGATGGCGAGGCGCTGACGGCTGCTGCCCTGGACGATAACCTGGTAACACCCAACTTCCAGTTGGGGGACATCACGCTCACCAGCACCGTTGCGGCACCGAGTGACGGTGTTGCCGGCGGCCTGACCCCAGGCGACTATGACCATCTGCTGGGTAGCCAGACAACCGTTGGTACGGCCATCTCCGAGGTTGGCGTGTTTCATCTTAGCGCCACCCCAACCGCCAGCTATTTCGGCGAGACGGTCAGTGGCGGTACCAGCGGGTTGGTCGGGCGCTTCATCCCAGCTTTTCTCGGCGCTGCAGGCGACGCCAGCCTGACACCGAGCTGTGGCAGTGCGTTCAGCTATCAGGGGCAGCCAATGGACTTCGCCACTGGCCATGAGCCGACGCTGACGATTACCGGCTACAACCGGGGTGGCGACGTCACCATGAACTACGACCGCGGCGATTTCTGGCGCCTGGCTGCGCCTGGGGTTGGCAGTTACAGCTCGGTGACCGGAACTAGTGGTCTCGATGCCCGCCTTGCCAGCCAGGGCACTGCCAGTTTGCTGGTGGAGGAAGCAGGTGACGGCGATGGCGCGCGCAGCTATCGCTGGAGCGATGAACAGCTGCTATATACCCCGGCCGTGCTGCCAAGCAGCGCTGACTATCCCTTTATCGCCCGCATTCAGCAGAGCTTCGTGGCCGCGGCCCTGACCGATCCGGACGGTGCCTGCCACGGCAACGGGGCGACCTGTCAGGACTTTGCCTATGACTTTGCCGATGAACCGGGCAGTGAAGTGCGCCTGGGCCGCCTGCGCATAGGCAATGCTCATGGTTCGGAGCTACAGAGCCTGAGCCTGCCGGTGATCCTGGAAAGCTGGCAGAACATGGCTGGCGGTAGTTTCCAGCTTGAGGGGCTGGATACCTGCACCACTGCCACAGCCCTGGCAGCACCGCTGCTGGATCAGTACAGCGGTAGCCTGGCGGCGGGCGAAACCACGCCAAGCCTGAGCTGGCCGCTCGATCCTGCGGCTCACGCGCTGTTGCTGAGCGCTCCGGGCAGTGGCAACGACGGCTCGGTACAGGTCAGCTTTCCATCTGCGCCGAGCTGGTTGCAGTATCCCTGGGACGGTGCGACCCGCTCGGCGGCGCGCGGCCTTGCCACCTTCGGCATCTACAAGGGCGCCGCTCCGCTGATCTTCCGCCGCGAGTTGTACCGCCAGTAA
- a CDS encoding excinuclease, whose amino-acid sequence MKTMKNWTLAALLCAATLPSVSQARDTTLFPDFQAAVQEATAAGRLDGSVKFYLAGTQPAGKVNVIKSGVTTSKKTNAFNKSDEGACSWALQSALITFQNAAKAAGANAVVNLASNYKNVEYKNAQNYECHAGAIMAGVALKGDLASVK is encoded by the coding sequence ATGAAAACCATGAAGAACTGGACCCTGGCCGCCCTGCTGTGTGCTGCTACCCTGCCGAGCGTCAGCCAGGCCCGCGACACCACCCTGTTCCCGGACTTCCAGGCCGCCGTGCAGGAAGCCACTGCCGCCGGCCGCCTGGATGGCAGCGTGAAGTTCTACCTGGCCGGCACCCAGCCTGCGGGCAAGGTCAACGTGATCAAGTCGGGCGTGACCACCAGCAAGAAGACCAACGCCTTCAACAAGAGCGACGAAGGTGCCTGCTCCTGGGCCCTGCAATCGGCACTGATCACCTTCCAGAACGCCGCCAAGGCCGCCGGCGCCAATGCCGTGGTCAACCTGGCCAGCAACTACAAGAACGTCGAGTACAAAAACGCGCAGAACTACGAATGCCACGCCGGCGCGATCATGGCCGGCGTTGCGCTCAAGGGTGACCTGGCGAGCGTCAAGTAA
- a CDS encoding hotdog family protein produces the protein MSHWPIAELLPHAGNMILIDEVLRFGDDDVETRLSVRPGGLFNQADGSLPAWVGIELMAQSVAAYAGCQARQAGLPVELGFLLGTRKYECNVECFPAGSTLHIQATRTLQDDNGMGVFECRLSGPGIEVFARLNVFRPPQVASYLQEEFQEPQS, from the coding sequence ATGAGCCACTGGCCGATCGCCGAGCTGCTCCCGCATGCCGGCAACATGATCCTCATCGACGAAGTGCTGCGCTTCGGCGACGACGACGTCGAGACCCGCCTGAGCGTGCGCCCCGGCGGCCTGTTCAACCAGGCCGACGGCAGCCTGCCGGCCTGGGTCGGCATCGAGCTGATGGCGCAAAGCGTGGCCGCCTACGCCGGCTGCCAGGCGCGCCAGGCCGGGCTGCCGGTGGAGCTGGGCTTTCTCCTCGGCACGCGCAAGTACGAGTGCAACGTCGAGTGCTTCCCGGCAGGCAGCACGCTGCATATCCAGGCCACCCGCACCCTGCAGGACGACAACGGCATGGGTGTGTTCGAATGCCGCCTGAGCGGCCCCGGCATCGAGGTTTTCGCCCGCCTCAACGTATTCCGCCCACCGCAGGTGGCCAGTTATCTTCAGGAAGAATTTCAGGAACCCCAGTCATGA
- a CDS encoding beta-ketoacyl-[acyl-carrier-protein] synthase family protein, whose translation MPSYLNALGLLCALGQGKQAVARALLAGDASGMRAEPGWVAERELTVGAVRGELPALPDLGLPPSRNNQLLLAAALQIEAPLREAIARYGASRVGVVLGTSTSGIAEASQSIAQYYNQGALPAHYHYAQQELVAPASFLATWLGLDGPCYSISTACTSSARALLSAHRLLQQGLCDAVICGGVDSLCRLTLNGFSALEAVSAEPCNPFSRNRHGINIGEGAALFLMTKESAPIAFFGGGASSDAHHISAPHPQGLGAQAAMRQALRSAGLAASDIDYLNLHGTATTHNDAMESLATAAIFPAGVPCSSSKPLTGHTLGAAGALEAAFCWLSLSEYNPDALLPPHLWDGQGEPELPALQLVTPGTRLNKASGRRLMSNSFAFGGSNVSLILGDAPGETP comes from the coding sequence ATGCCCAGTTACCTCAACGCCCTCGGCCTGCTCTGCGCCCTCGGCCAGGGCAAGCAAGCCGTGGCACGTGCACTGTTGGCCGGCGATGCCAGCGGCATGCGCGCCGAGCCCGGCTGGGTCGCCGAACGCGAGCTGACCGTCGGCGCCGTGCGTGGCGAACTGCCCGCACTGCCCGACCTGGGGCTGCCGCCGAGCCGCAACAACCAGCTGCTGCTGGCCGCCGCCCTGCAGATCGAAGCGCCGCTGCGCGAGGCCATCGCCCGCTATGGCGCCAGCCGCGTCGGCGTGGTGCTCGGCACCAGCACCTCGGGCATCGCCGAAGCCAGCCAGAGCATCGCCCAGTACTACAACCAGGGCGCGCTGCCGGCGCACTACCACTATGCCCAGCAAGAGCTGGTCGCCCCGGCCAGCTTCCTCGCCACCTGGCTGGGCCTGGACGGCCCGTGCTACAGCATCTCCACCGCCTGCACCTCCAGCGCCCGCGCCCTGCTCAGCGCCCATCGCCTGCTGCAACAGGGGCTGTGCGATGCGGTGATCTGCGGCGGCGTGGACAGCCTCTGTCGGCTGACCCTGAACGGCTTCTCGGCGCTCGAAGCGGTGTCCGCCGAGCCGTGCAACCCCTTCTCGCGCAACCGCCACGGCATCAATATCGGCGAGGGTGCGGCGCTCTTCCTCATGACCAAGGAGTCGGCCCCGATCGCCTTCTTTGGCGGCGGCGCCAGCTCCGACGCCCACCATATTTCCGCGCCGCACCCGCAAGGCCTCGGCGCCCAGGCAGCGATGCGCCAGGCGCTGCGCAGTGCCGGCCTGGCGGCCAGCGACATCGACTACCTCAACCTGCATGGCACGGCCACCACGCACAACGACGCCATGGAAAGCCTGGCCACCGCGGCGATCTTCCCGGCCGGGGTGCCCTGCTCCTCGAGCAAGCCGCTGACCGGGCACACCCTCGGCGCCGCCGGGGCGCTGGAAGCGGCGTTCTGCTGGCTGAGCCTGAGCGAGTACAACCCGGACGCGCTGTTGCCGCCGCACCTGTGGGACGGCCAGGGCGAGCCCGAACTGCCGGCCCTGCAGCTGGTCACGCCCGGCACCCGTCTGAACAAGGCCAGCGGCCGCCGGCTGATGAGCAACTCCTTCGCCTTCGGCGGCAGCAATGTCAGCCTGATCCTCGGCGATGCACCAGGAGAGACGCCATGA
- a CDS encoding DUF3261 domain-containing protein — protein MPLLRCSFVLLLGLLLGACASRTPLPAVAPSLSLPLSLHIQRAQAGASADWLLVVQAEGTALRWSLFDPLGVPLARQLLDHGQWRNDGLLPPNAEARELFAALLFALTPSAELAQRYPQGDWQLAGADQRRLDPDWRIDYRTPLHFTLNTPPDLHYRVAPLQPEAQP, from the coding sequence ATGCCCTTGCTGCGCTGCTCCTTCGTCCTCCTGCTCGGCCTGCTGCTCGGCGCCTGCGCCAGCCGCACGCCGCTGCCGGCGGTCGCGCCTAGCCTGAGCCTGCCGCTGTCGCTGCATATCCAGCGCGCGCAGGCCGGGGCCAGCGCGGACTGGCTGCTGGTGGTGCAGGCAGAGGGCACCGCGCTGCGCTGGTCGCTGTTCGACCCGCTCGGCGTGCCGCTGGCGCGCCAGTTGCTGGACCACGGCCAGTGGCGCAATGACGGCTTGCTGCCGCCCAATGCCGAGGCCCGCGAGCTGTTCGCCGCCCTGCTGTTCGCTTTGACGCCGAGCGCCGAGCTGGCGCAGCGCTACCCGCAAGGCGACTGGCAACTGGCCGGCGCTGACCAGCGCCGCCTCGATCCAGACTGGCGGATCGACTACCGCACGCCACTGCACTTCACCCTGAACACCCCGCCCGACCTGCACTACCGGGTCGCGCCGCTGCAACCGGAAGCACAGCCTTGA